From Rhea pennata isolate bPtePen1 chromosome 20, bPtePen1.pri, whole genome shotgun sequence:
aagagcaaagaatCCCTGCCTAAGGGGCGGCAGGCAGATCTGGCTCTGCAAACTCAGAGGAATTACTACAAcaatattcccccccccccaaaaaaaaaaaaaagctggtgaTTTCAGCTGTCTCCTCATTTTTCTCCTATTCACAGGTCCTTTTCAGGCTGTCTTAATATAATACTACCCAGTGGCTCCCTTAGGCTATGCATTATTTGATTCTGGAGGATACTGGAGAGGAAGCTGTGTGTGAAAAGCTTTCTCAAAGCTTAGTTTAAACCTGATCCCATTTAAACAGGTGATGAATGTGATCCAAGTGCTGTTCTGAGCAGGATAAAAGCATGTTCAAAGTCGTTTCTGAAACCCATGCACAAAACTAGGTTCCGATTTCCACCTGTGCAAGCCCTATGTAAAGTTTCTCACTGAACACGAGCCACTAACCGTGTTCTTCACCACCGTTTTAGAGACGAACAGTGTCTGTGCTGATTCTGCCTCTTCAGTTGTGGATTTACAGGTTTTCCTTTAATCGGCTTCGCTAAAGTCTAAGCCAGCCCTTTTGGGGGCTGGTGGGGGGAGAGTGCTGggtctttctttttcctttcctttcctctttatttttatttgccagtTCCTTTCCCTCCTATTTGGTGACATGACACACTACACTGCTTGacattctaaaatatttcagcacaTTCTGTAGCCAAACTGCGTAAGTTAGGAGATGTGAAACTATAGCAAAAGGCTCTATTTGGTCTCCCTGCTCCCAGTTCAAGTAACGATTCTCTGTGGTGGTTCATTTCATTGTGCCTTTTGTTTTGGGAAAATATCTTCTGAGATACCTTACTGTACAGGGACAcaagaaacagatttaaaatgggaaggaaaaaatagtcttaatgaaagaaagctgaagaataTCTTTACATAGGAAGtgatcattttttattaatcagAGGGAAATGTATATGTAATTATGCTAGATGAAGTCTGTGGGgaggtttttttctctctttatgaTGTCTTAAGGGATTTATAAATATTACAGAGGTTTTATAGCATCATAATATTTCAGATGTGCAGTAAAGCTACTTTCAAAGGATTAGTGCAGACAAAGCAGCatagtaaaaaataattacaagtCAGCCAGTGCTACTAGGATCTGACATACAGGGCTGATGAGAATGAGAGAGGCAGGGTTCAGGGAGATAATTTTTCTAGAGCGCAGACCACACAAGTGCTGCGGGATGGAATCCTGAGCACTGCGGCTCCGCGGCTCTCCGTTAATTCCAGGGAATTTCAGCAAAGTTGGGTCTGCGGTGTCTCTACATGCACGATGCTGCTGGAGTGAAGGAACGAAGAGAGGTGAAAGACAGGAGAGGGAGGCCTTTTTCATATCCCCAAATATCCCTGTGTTTATTCAGTTCCAGTGACACCTTGTAGCAAATTCTGCAGGCTGAAGGGAACTCTGTTCCCAAAAATAGATCGCTTTCTAATCGAATGTGGTTTGCAGCCTGTGTAACTGCCTGGAATGTACCACCTGTACTGAACAAAGTACTGACCTCAGTGGAGCCAGGCTGATTTCACTAGCTGAAAATGTGGCCTGCTGCTTCACTGCTGAACTGGCTGTGTAggcatgtgcacatgcatgccTATGTGTGCGTacatgagtgtgtgtgtgtgtgagcacaGAGGACTGTGTGGGTGGACGGGGCTGTTTGTCTGTTCACATGAAACAGGAGGATATGTATatgctagagaaaaaaaattgttgggTGAGGAAAGCAGTTAGTGAATGTTGGGTCACGGAGGTTAAGCAATCTGTGGTTGGAGAGGTTATCTGCCTTCATAGATAAGTACTGGGAGGTAGTACATGCTCTCAGTCTAGCTGTGCATGTGGAGAAAAGGAGACTGTGACTGGGAAAAGACATTATGTGGGACAAAGGAGAATGTGTTTGTGTACATGAGCTTGAAGCAAGGAAGATGCAGTCCAACAGATTTTTGTATCTAGCAGGGATCaaaggtgtgtgtgtttgtgtgcggGTGTGGGAGGCTGGGACTACATATGAAATGGAGTGAGGATGAGAGGGGAGGGATCTGTTTGTGAGCGCAGAGTGGGTAATAAAAAGATCTTGTGTTCCTCACTTCTGATAATGTGGGTTTTTATTTGAACGATCTGAGGCTGTTGCCTGTTTGAAATGCAAATTGTGCCCTTAGAGAAGTTTATGTTGCTTTCTCCTCTAGACTCTTCCCTGAAAAGCAAGCACTTGGGTTGGCCATATTCTGCTCATCTGTCCCAAAAGGACTTAAGCCATGCTATGGGATCTTTGTACagatgaaatgtaaaatatctcAATAGAGCAAACTCATGTGGCggtaacaacaaaaaatctcTTCAACACTGCAGAAATCTCTTGGATGAGCCTGAGATGTAACTTTTAATTCAGAGGCTGGATTCAGTAAAAACCAAAATTCAAAGACAGGGAGCATCAGCCTTGAGATTCCAGAATAGgtagaaaacaaagagaatgtGTATTGGTTGAAAAAGTAATAGTAACTCAGAGCTGACATGGTACTGTGGATCACAGTGGTGGACAGAATTTGAACAACATGATGGatgattctgttttttctgtagcCACTGATGTAGTTGCAAAGGAAGGAAGTCTAAAATGTGAAAGAGTGTAGTCAAAGCTGGTAGCATCTTAGGCCTACATTACCCCAGATTGAATGAATGAGTCAGGGTAAAAGACAACCAAAGCAGCCTCTTAATAGTGTACTTCActctttttctctaaagaaCGCCTTCCCAGGAGACCTGCTTATCCACTGGTGGAAAGATTTTGTGTCCTTTTCagttaaagaacagaaaatgcacAGTAAGTTGTTGAGTAGGGAGGGGTTTCTGCTTGTGTTTTAACTTTGGCTGTCAGCAATATCACACTGtgtcatctttattttatttagccTATTTTCTGAGCATTTTAGGACATGAAGGACCAAACTGGGGACTGACCTCCCCAAAAGACAATGTCTACGTGAATATCATGAGGCAACCAAGATACAGCTCATGGTCAGATTACTGCCTATTTTGCCTGACTGTCCATGGAGACATTCTTGCTCTGCAAAAAAGGCTTCGTAGGAGTCAGCTGCTTTGTACTTGCAGCAAGGCAGAAGCACGTGCCTGAGCACTGAGCAGTCAGTGCAGAGTAGCTAACATCTCATGCAGTTGTACCTttgctgtctggcagcagctcaTCTGTATTAGCACTGCTTTCTGGGGTGTCTGAGAAATTCACTGAAGGAGCTAACTGGTTCTTATCTCTGATGTCATGAACCTACTCTAGCCCCAGACTTTTTTAAGTTTATCAGGGTAAACAAGGGCTTATGTTCTGAAGTAAGGATCCATGCCCTATTCTTGTACTCCCAGACTCTCTGAAACTACCGGACAGGAGAAATGTAAAGAGTCTCAGCAAAGGAAACACAACTCAAAGCAAATGCCTGGCTCAGTAGGGCTGTCTTgggaccaggaaaaaaaagaaaaaaaagaaaaaaaacaagcaaagagaCCCTTTAAAACTCAGGCTAATTGAGAGAGCACTAACACTGGTAAGACAAATGAGTGATGTGCAACAAGCCTGCAGTTTCTCTTCTAAAGTGAAGTGTTGTTCTGTTCACAATGGGATGATTAATACACTCAGGCAGGAATATTAATAGACTTGTTCAGTAGTTGCAACATTCTTCCCACTGCTGTGCTACCGAGGCCTTGGAATCCGAGCCCAGGGGACCCCCAGCTCTTCAGCCTCTTCTGGCACCTTTTGTATGTCAGTCTGAGAGCACACATTGTAAAGATAGAGTAACTATCTTTGCAAAGTGCAACTAGCTACCCTTCACATTTTACAAATAGTGAAATCAAGACAGAGAATAGTGATGTCTCAGTCCCCTTTTTGCCTTTCTGTAGGTCACCTACTACATACTCAACAGGTCTCAGTTTAGAACCCGTGTGTTTGCTCAATTCTGTGTTGCCCTTTTTGCTAGGTAACTCTTTCAGAGAGATACTCCTGAGTCAGAATCCTGTTTCTGTTCATTAAAGAACTCTGGAGAGTTTAGATCTGTCAGCCAGCAGCTCAGACATGTTTCTAGTCTCCCAGAGCTGCCTTTGCGTTTGACTTACCCATTAGAAAGGCAGTGACAATATTCCTGCTCCACCTCCTTATTGCTCATCCTTACTTGCCATCTCAGCTCCCTACCTACTAGTCATGCAAAATCAAGTCCCAGTTTCTTTCTCTAATTACAGATTTCATAGTTTTTTAGAACAGTCAAATTATGTTCCCAGTACTGCAACTACAAAAAGACAAGCAACTGATGATCCAGAATGCTGGATACCTTTGACGCCAACAGGCTTAGCTTGAAACTGGTGATGGAAACCCATTCCCACCCAACAGCTGTTCGTTGGCCCCTGTGAAATGCACTGGTGGTCTTAGTCCCATTCCACAAGTGACCAGATAGATCATAAATAGGATCTGCACtcagagcttcagcagaaaaacTAAAGATAGAATGAGCCACATGGGCACCGAAGTCCTTTATCATCCCTGGAGATTATGGACGAAGAGTAACCACAACAAGTATCGTGCTGGAATGAAGTTGTCCTAGTACGGTGATTGTTCTCTGGATAAATAGGCTTCAAACTCTTCTGCTTAGAATAGAACGTCACTAACTTTAAGAAACTTTTGGGTGGTGTTTGCTGCTGATGATGATCTGTTTCTAATAGACTATGAGCCACAGCTTTTGTGTTTGTCTGACCCTTCCTTACCACTGTAATCCCTGTTTAAAGTGTTACTGCGTAGGGAACCCATCAAGCTCTGTTGAGGAAGAATGTGCGTATTGCCAGTGTTTGGCATATAAAGTTCACAAAACCTGGAGCTGGCGCACACTCTCTTTCCTTGTGGTGTTAATCTTAAAAGATGCAAATTGTTAACTAGCATGGAAAATTTTTACCATGTTGAATATCACTGGTATATTTGGCCACAGCAGAACAGAGTATGAGAACAGGAAAGCGTATACTTTGCCTTCATAACGATCACTACAAGATCACAGGAGAaccagttctgctgctgcaccCGAAAAAGCTGAGGCTAGCCCTGTGCCGTGTGGTCCATTCCCCTAGACAGCTCGCAATACATTCCACTGGGTCACATCTGCTTTCCTTTTACCTCAGGGAACAAATACATTGTAAATACGTAGGATTGTCCTTAATATTTCCATTCAATCTGGAAGTGTTGAAAGCCTCCACCAGGCACCTCACGATACATGGAAGGCTGCCCATTGCTGCTCAAAATAACACTTATTTCATGTgtaggaggaggagggaatCTCTTTATTCCAAAATCAATATTTCCACATTCATTAAATATTccatttattcacttttttccaTGCCTCCAATGGCATCTTATCCTTATTTTTATCCTCActacaaatactttttttttccatttgtattcCTATTTCCAGATTTTAGTTCTTTGCATTGACCGATTGGAGATTGACAGGCATGCAGGGTGGGCATGTGGGTGAATGTCTACCATAGCCCTAATTTTCAACCTGGGATCTACAAGAGGATGGCTAAGTGCGGAAATCTGCCTGGCAAATTAAATTGATCAGACAGTGTATGCTTCTAACAGAATCAAGTGGGAATATTTCCttgagctgctctgctcctcaggATATTTGAAATCAGTATTGAATTTGAGCCTTCacaggcttttttattttgatgaaagGAGACAGTAGAAGTTACCTTCTGTTTCATGCAGAATAGCCCAAACTGAATAAAACTAATTTTCCATGACATGAGAACCAGGTAGGACTGTGATAATGAAGtttaaaagtagaaatgatacagaaaaaaaatctatctggAAGGGAACTCAGGAGACCTTGTAGCCTGTTGTCCTGCCCCAAATAAGGATAATGCTGTggttaaaacatttctgtaaccCACAGGAATCACCAGTTCGATTCcttactgcaaaacaaaaacactgttGTCTTAGGCAAACTGATTGGGCCCTTATTCAGAGGTATATAATTATGCCTACTTCTGATTCATTTTTAGTGGACATTGGGTTTTTCAGTATAATCACAGCTCTCTCCCCAATCTTTCTGTGCCTTAGCCTTCAGACTATAGCCTGGTGATAAAAGCCTAGCCTTCTGTTTATCGAAAATATTGTAGTTATCTAGGCTAGTAAGGCAACGTAGTGTATTATCAGGGCTTGGTGCAAGAATATAGACTTTCCTCCAAGTGCAGAAGGCATTTCTGCCTAGGAAGAATCTGTTCAATCAGTGTTGGTCCAAATACAATAGACTTCTAAACATTTCTGCGTCACCAGGAAAAGATATAATTTCCCATTATAGCTCCCTAGCTGAACCTTCATGCAGTGCCTCATTTTGAGCCTGGCTACCTACCCCTGCGCAAGAGGAGTTCTCATAGCCACTTACCTGAATTACTTGTATTTCTTGAGAACTGCAGGTATGGGAATTTCAGCCTACATCTCCAAGTGAGACTATAAGCTTGTGTCACTCCTCCCCTAGCAGAGAGCTCAGCAAAGCCAGTGCAGCAAGGGAAGCAGACTCCTATGTCAAAGGCTCTGGGAGAGGCTTTCCCCAGGGAACATGCAGTGGCCCAGCTGTGATTCTCAGCATCATACTTTGGGTCCCACATTGCTTTCTAAGCAGCACAGTGATGAGCTGTCCTTGTTTCTCTGAGCTGCCAGGTTCTAGTCTAGAGCAAGGCAATGGCAGAAACTCTTAATGAGAGATTAATCTGTAAATAAACCAGCATTTTTATAtgccatacacacacacacacacatatatatatatgttgaagaataaaaaattcaTCATGACAAAACACAATCCTCCTGTATTATTTGACTGTATATATTCTACCTTCAGTTAAAGATGGAATTTGTTTTCACGGGTTCTTAACAAACAAGCTAACACATACTTGATCTTATATTACAGGCTCcgaaaaaggcaaagaagaggGTAGAAGGTGGTTCCAATGTATTCTCTATGTTTGAACAAACCCAGATCCAGGAGTTCAAAGAGGTTGGTCACTATTCTGCTGTTCCATATAGTGTCCCATCACTGCTAATGGATAACACAGGTTTTGTCTGTAATCTTTATTCGATCCTCCGTCTGCTTTAATAGAATACACAGTTGTTCTCTGAATCATCTCTGTGGTTTTGGCTGGTATATCATTTTccttgtgtgtttgtttgttctttccttcattctttcattcCTTCATTCTGTCCCTCCCTAACTCTCCTGTTTCAAACCCTAGGCTTATTTAAAAAGACCCTAAGgtcaacaaaaaataaaattgttaccTCATCTACTTTAGCCCTGATTCAGGAAAACACTTGTGCACATGTTTAAAGTTAAGTGGTATTTTAATAAGAAGAGTCTTAAGTGCTCAAGTGGTGTCCTGAATAGAGCTGCTTTATTGAACCAGGACTTTAATTAGTGGACTGTTCCACAATAGGaatagaaaatattcttctgtgCCCTACTAACACTGCCCACAAACTAGAAACAAACACACTGAGAGGCCCTCAGCCTGCTTGCTCCTTGAATGcccataaaagaaaacagcatgctGAGGTTAACTAAGTAAGCATCTTTTAGCCCCCAAAGAATTTGATATTACTGGACATTGTGGATTCTTTCATCAGTTACCTGTGAGGAGGCTAATCTAATGGGCTGATGTAAAAGCTGATACATAATTAAAGAAAGGTAATTTGTTTGATGAGCTTACACTCTTGTTCTGATTCTGAAATGTCCATGAGGCCATCATAGTTTCCATTGGTTTGTCGTTataatttttctccatttttgttAACTCTTTGTTATTGCATTTTCAGCTATTGGTTAGTTATGACTGGTCACATAAgcacacataaacacacacgTATCCAAGGTAAAATCCAATGCGATAAATAGGTATTGTAAATTTTGTACATCTGGCTTTCAACTTTTCATGAGGATTCCCACCAGTAAAGCTCAATGGTGAATGAGACTAAAAACCCATACAAAGGATTGTAAATATGGCTCAAGTAAATTAATTGAGATTGCTGACCTTTTCCACAGTTAACAGGCACATGTTTAATACTCTTCTCCCAGCTCCCATCTGAATCCTATGAActtccagttttattttctccaaggAATACTGTCAAGACCtagcttcaaaaataaatactagtCAGAATGCTACTTTTGAACTACTTTAAATAAGATAGCCTTTGGAACATTTCTAGGGGGACAGTGGCAGAATGATGGCAATGTCTTGAAAACCAAGAGCTCAAGTgatgctgcattaaaaaaaaatgtatacttgggggaaaagtatttcttcattttggtTGAAAAGTTGGTTTTGATCAGAACAGTTTCATCCAGAGATTTCAACGAGCTCACTAGAAAATGTTTCAGCATTGTAGtgattatgttatttttaagttcACTACTCTAAAGCTCTaaagctcttcctttcttctgtgaaCTTGCAGGGCTCTACTTTGGTCTTcatatttctgtctgttttgctTCCAAATTCTGAGGATGCTTAATCATCCCATAAAGCAAGTTTCCcaaaaaggaatgaaagcaACTCTAAAGAGTTAGGCTTAATTTTTCTATTAGGTGATGGCTTGGCAGGTAAATGAAGGGTTATGAGCATGTATGCTGCAAGTAATCACATGGGCAAACTGAAATGTGAGCAGTAAGGCTTTATAAGAAACTAGAGGTAAAATTACAGGAAGATGTGTTAATATAATATGGTCATGGAAAGAAGTATACCCTGTAGATTTTAAAACTTCGCAAGTTACTGTAGTTGCAATGGACTGGCTGCATTCTCATGGGAATGTTGTCTTTCATAATAATCCTGAAGTAAAATGTTTCCTGGTCGTTGTAAAGATACACTCTGATATTGATGTACATGTCAGACAGATAACCATCTTCAGAGACATGACTGGTTCTACTAATATTCCTCATAGTATGTTCAGGGGAATTTCAGGTcattaaaatctttcaaaatcaaTGAAACATGAAAAGTGTGATGGCAGCAAATAGACAGACATGCAAATAGGTAGAGAGACGGTTAGTGAGCTGGATAAATAATGGGTAGAGCACATAAATTCTGTGTTggctgaaaatagaaaaaaagttgaatCAAAATCAAAAGTTGAATTTTATCTGACAAGAAGTATTTAAGGTCAGCACATTAAGGTCATTCAGAGCACAATTAGTAGCATCTAAAGGACACAACTTATTGGAAAGGGAAACAAACTTTGAATAAATAATACCATGAAACCTAAATTTCTGTGTACtcttttaaattcagctttccttctgtgAAGCATTGTTTTAAGGTCCATAAGAAACTGAATTTAGGTTAATAGTAGAGAGATATCTACAGTAATTAAATGCTTTACAGAATATGATAGATGACCAAAGGACTGGAATGTGGGAAAGGTACAAAACACACAGAGTAACCCGTGACTAGAGCTTCCCTAGTTCAAACTTTTAAGGGTTAAGGCCTGAATGGCTCAAGCTGCCAGTGTTGGCTTCAGACCAGCTCCACGCTGCACTGAGCATTAATTTAGTAAGAAGAGGTTTGGGAGGGTTTAATTAAGCTCCTGGCCAAGATACAGTAATATGTTGAAAGTGAGGAAAGTACAATAATGTGGCATGATGTGGACGAATCAAAGGATGTTAAATATTCTTCCTTGCAGTATCGATATACTGCCCCTTGGACAGGTATGTGTGACTGTAGCACTGTCCAGTGCAACATGGCATTGACAGTAAATTGCCCCTTTTCTTCCAACAGGCTTTTACCATCATGGATCAGAACAGAGATGGCTTTATTGACAAAGCAGACTTGAGAGACACATTTGCTGCACTAGGTAAActgataataataattaaataatgaaaagtgCAGTTAAATTTCAAGCACATAAGAAAGATTTAGATTAGAATTGGAGTGGGGGGATTCAAGAGATATGcaggaagcaaaaggaaaccTGTTCAATTTTATCTTCCTCCTTCATAGTGATTGCTATCTTGACAGCATACCTCCAGCTGAAAAGTCTATCAAGCAGCCTCTTTCAGAAACTAAATGAAGGTCCTTCTGGGCCTCACGGGTGGGTGCTACAGAGCTGTGTGCCTGGCAACTCTCCAGAGGCACTGATCCCTCTCCTTCAACCATTTCATAAAAAGCCCACCCAAGTAGGGGTCTGTGCCAGGCATTTCTGATTTGCCTCTGAATCCAGGCTTCACAAGCTGTACCTTTTTCATCTAGGAGCCATGCAATAGCTACCAATTAACGTTCCTGTCATGGACTAGCTGCCCCTCTGCCCACACCAAAGTAGGAAGACTTCATGTGAGGTTCTGTGCTGTTGTGCCTTGATATGGGGTGGAATGTGCATGTCATAAGATTAAGTATTGTGCATTGCGTGTACATCACAGTTCTGCCAACATCGGcagattaaagaaaatcttCCCAAGTGAAGGAAAAGTCAAAATGCTCATGATCCCAAACTTCGAGCTGTATCCTTGTTGCAACATTCGAGGCTTGAACAGTGATGTAGGCATTTGGGCTTTGGCCATCTGGATCTTATTAAAAAGAGCTTGATAAGAATCTTTAGTGCTCCCTGGGGTGGAATCAGGCTCCAGCAGAGTCagtgcaaagagcagcagctcctgagCTCTTTATTGTGACAATGAGGTTTTCAAACTTTGGCCTGTAGCTACTGCTATcctgaagtatttatttcttaaggCCAAGTTCTGGTATCCTTCCCATTCAGTGAAATCCTTGAATGCCTATGAAGTAAAGTCACAGCACATTACCACTCAGTTTGAGTGGGGGTGCCAGGATCTAAGCTCTCATCAATAGTCCAGCACAATGATGGGGAAGAGATAGGATTACTGAGCTCATCCATCTGTTCTCTACTCACAAAGACATCTTAATATACAAGAGGGCAAAAACAGAGACATTGGATCCACTTCAGTCACTTTGAGCTCTGCAATTAATATCACTGGGGCTAGTATTTCAcctgaggttaaaaaaaaacacacagagacacagacacagacacacacacagacacacacacaaaccatAGCAATTTATTTGGAAGTGGCCTCTTCTTTTGTCCGGGTCTTTTGGCCTGGTCTGTATTACTTATCCTTCCTACTCCTTTGCTCACTATTTGATCTTAGAGCCAATTCTGCCAGTTTGTTTTACATCACAGTGTTCTGGAGTTGTGTTCTGCCATGCTATTAGCAAAGCTGCACAGGGCCTTGAGTTCACCAGTGGGAGGAGGTAAATGGGAATCATTTTTTTGAAACACAATTTGtgatttattatgaaaaatgatCTCTGCTGCAGGTCGTCTGAATGTCAAGAATGAAGAGCTAGAAGACATGGTGAAGGAGGCGCCAGGTCCCATTAACTTCACTGTCTTCCTTACTATGTTTGGGGAAAAGCTGAAAGGTAAGTACCTTTGGGGGGTTGGAGAGGTATCTGTCAAAGATCCTCAGCACTGAAATATCTCAGCACCTTGcaaattataataatatatCCACAGAAAAATGCTCAGAGGCAAGGAGTGATCTCCATTTCTGCAGACAGAGCTAAGGTATGAAAAGGCTAAGGGAC
This genomic window contains:
- the MYL10 gene encoding myosin regulatory light chain 10 translates to MAPKKAKKRVEGGSNVFSMFEQTQIQEFKEAFTIMDQNRDGFIDKADLRDTFAALGRLNVKNEELEDMVKEAPGPINFTVFLTMFGEKLKGTDPEETILNAFKIFDPEGKGHIKADYIKEMLMTQADRFSQEEIDQMFAAFPPDVSGNLDYKNLCYVITHGEEKD